The following are from one region of the Pseudorasbora parva isolate DD20220531a chromosome 12, ASM2467924v1, whole genome shotgun sequence genome:
- the slc44a2 gene encoding choline transporter-like protein 2 isoform X3, translating to MEPEEKNPESKYGEPRKFDPTFKGPIYNRSCTDIICCILFILALLGYFAVGILAWSQGDPRKVIYPTDSKGQFCGQVGTPLENKPLLFYFNILKCASPLVLLDFQCPTTQICVEKCPNKFMTLVKALKSTDDREYYKQFCKDGVDMNKRAPEILKDGLCPSILTPSKNFTRRCLPALETLKGGIVVVGNKTSFMDDEGDKINATDLLEASKKSNVVVEARAVAMRIFEDYTQSWHWILLGLVIAMLVSLIFILLLRFLAGIMIWVMIIMVIIVIGYGTFHCYMQYASLKGQAGSDVTIKDLGLQTDFSVYLQIQQTWLAFMIILCIVEVVIILLLIFLRKRILIAIALIKEASKAIGHVMSSLFYPLLTFALLSLVIAYWAITAVFLSTSNEAIYKVFNTTECTYSRDTCKPETFNSSNITTECPDAECLFAFYGGETLYHKYLILFQFYNLFLFFWCVNFVTALGQVTLAGAFASYYWAFKKPDDIPAFPVFNSLGRALRYHTGSLAFGSLILAIVQVIRVILEYLDQKLKGAQNKCAKFLLSCLKCCFWCLEKFIKFLNRNAYIMVAIYGKNFCTSAKDAFFLLMRNIVRVVVLDKVTDFLLFLGKLLIVGIVGICSFFFFTGKFKVVQDIAPSLNYYWVPILTVVFGSYLIAHGFFSVYAMCVDTLFLCFLEDLERNDGTVDRPYFMPERLLSILKKSNEGVKTVD from the exons GGGAGCCAAGGAAGTTTGACCCCACATTTAAAGGCCCGATTTATAACAG GAGCTGCACAGACATCATCTGTTGCATACTGTTCATTTTGGCCTTGCTGGGCTACTTTGCAGTTGGCATTCTGG CATGGTCTCAAGGTGACCCCCGGAAGGTGATTTACCCGACAGACAGTAAGGGGCAGTTTTGTGGGCAGGTCGGCACCCCACTTGA GAACAAGCCTCTGCTGTTCTACTTCAACATCCTGAAGTGTGCCAGTCCTCTGGTCCTGCTGGATTTTCAGTGTCCTACCACACAG ATCTGTGTGGAGAAATGTCCAAATAAATTCATGACTTTAGTGAAGGCTTTGAAAAGTACAGATGATAGAGAATACTACAAGCAATTCTGCAAGGATGGAGTTGACATGAACAAG AGAGCTCCTGAAATCCTGAAGGATGGCTTGTGCCCTTCAATACTCACACCTAGCAAAAATT TCACACGGAGATGCTTGCCCGCTCTAGAGACCTTGAAAGGTGGTATTGTTGTGGTTGGCAACAAAACTTCATTCATGGATGATGAAGGAGACAAAATAAACGCAACAGATCTCCTTGAAGCCTCAAA GAAATCTAACGTTGTGGTTGAGGCCAGGGCGGTAGCCATGAGGATTTTTGAGGACTATACTCAGTCCTGGCACTGGATACTTCT TGGCTTGGTGATTGCCATGCTGGTCAGTCTGATCTTTATTCTCCTCTTGCGTTTTCTGGCTGGAATCATGATCTGGGTTATGATCATCATGGTCATCATTGTTATTGGATACG GTACTTTCCATTGTTACATGCAGTATGCCAGTCTGAAAGGACAGGCTGGTTCTGATGTCACTATCAAGGATTTAGGTTTACAGACGGACTTCTCTGTGTACTTGCAGATTCAGCAGACCTGGCTTGCCTTTA TGATTATCCTGTGCATTGTGGAAGTGGtcatcatcctcctcctcatcttccTCAGGAAGAGGATCCTCATTGCTATTGCTCTCATCAAAGAGGCCAGCAA GGCCATCGGTCATGTGATGTCATCATTGTTCTACCCACTGCTGACATTTGCCCTACTATCTTTGGTCATCGCATACTGGGCCATCACCGCCGT GTTTTTGTCTACTTCCAATGAGGCAATATACAAGGTTTTCAATACAACCGAATGTACATATTCCAGAGACACCTGCAAACCTGAG ACTTTCAACAGCTCAAATATCACCACCGAATGTCCTGATGCTGAGTGTCTGTTTGCGTTTTATGGAGGAGAGACATTATACCACAAGTACCTGATTCTGTTCCAGTTCTATAATTTATTCCTCTTCTTCTGGTGTGTCAACTTCGTGACAGCATTGGGCCAGGTCACACTGGCAGGGGCCTTTGCCTCCTATTACTGGGCATTCAAAAAGCCTGACGACATCCCAGCTTTTCCTGTCTTCAACTCTTTGGGACGGGCCCTCAG GTATCACACTGGTTCTCTGGCCTTTGGTTCCCTCATCCTTGCCATCGTTCAGGTCATCAGGGTCATATTGGAGTATCTGGATCAGAAGTTGAAAG GTGCCCAGAATAAGTGTGCAAAATTCCTGCTCAGCTGCCTAAAGTGCTGCTTCTGGTGTCTGGAGAAATTCATCAAGTTCCTGAACCGAAATGCCTATATCATG GTGGCAATATATGGTAAAAATTTCTGTACATCTGCCAAGGATGCATTCTTTCTCCTGATGAGGAACATTGTCCG TGTGGTAGTTCTTGACAAAGTGACAGACTTCCTTTTATTTTTGGGCAAACTCCTTATCGTTGGAATTGTGG GAATCTGTTCCTTCTTCTTTTTCACGGGCAAGTTTAAGGTAGTGCAGGACATTGCTCCATCCCTTAATTATTACTGGGTGCCTATATTG ACTGTGGTGTTTGGCTCCTATCTGATTGCTCATGGCTTTTTTAGCGTTTATGCCATGTGTGTGGACACACTCTTCCTGTGTTTCT TGGAGGATCTTGAACGCAATGATGGCACAGTGGACAGACCATACTTCATGCCAGAGAGACTGCTGTCCATCCTCAAGAAGTCCAATGAGGGCGTGAAAACAGTGGACTAG
- the slc44a2 gene encoding choline transporter-like protein 2 isoform X1, protein MEPEEKNPESKYGEPRKFDPTFKGPIYNRSCTDIICCILFILALLGYFAVGILAWSQGDPRKVIYPTDSKGQFCGQVGTPLENKPLLFYFNILKCASPLVLLDFQCPTTQICVEKCPNKFMTLVKALKSTDDREYYKQFCKDGVDMNKRAPEILKDGLCPSILTPSKNFTRRCLPALETLKGGIVVVGNKTSFMDDEGDKINATDLLEASKKSNVVVEARAVAMRIFEDYTQSWHWILLGLVIAMLVSLIFILLLRFLAGIMIWVMIIMVIIVIGYGTFHCYMQYASLKGQAGSDVTIKDLGLQTDFSVYLQIQQTWLAFMIILCIVEVVIILLLIFLRKRILIAIALIKEASKAIGHVMSSLFYPLLTFALLSLVIAYWAITAVFLSTSNEAIYKVFNTTECTYSRDTCKPETFNSSNITTECPDAECLFAFYGGETLYHKYLILFQFYNLFLFFWCVNFVTALGQVTLAGAFASYYWAFKKPDDIPAFPVFNSLGRALRYHTGSLAFGSLILAIVQVIRVILEYLDQKLKGAQNKCAKFLLSCLKCCFWCLEKFIKFLNRNAYIMVAIYGKNFCTSAKDAFFLLMRNIVRVVVLDKVTDFLLFLGKLLIVGIVGICSFFFFTGKFKVVQDIAPSLNYYWVPILTVVFGSYLIAHGFFSVYAMCVDTLFLCFCEDLERNDGSSDKPFFMSPELHQILSIEKSIEETDNAEIPVIQVQAEEEVPLQENGEVQLKQQGILKQEQEEETPLTQETHIEEPPQETQPPEAPVVAEEKPEEQLTTQEPEPPQATPQQNGPQEMDAEDKEEQAAQPQAEPLQAENLQEQEPEEPKPQENGPQESETLLTPQE, encoded by the exons GGGAGCCAAGGAAGTTTGACCCCACATTTAAAGGCCCGATTTATAACAG GAGCTGCACAGACATCATCTGTTGCATACTGTTCATTTTGGCCTTGCTGGGCTACTTTGCAGTTGGCATTCTGG CATGGTCTCAAGGTGACCCCCGGAAGGTGATTTACCCGACAGACAGTAAGGGGCAGTTTTGTGGGCAGGTCGGCACCCCACTTGA GAACAAGCCTCTGCTGTTCTACTTCAACATCCTGAAGTGTGCCAGTCCTCTGGTCCTGCTGGATTTTCAGTGTCCTACCACACAG ATCTGTGTGGAGAAATGTCCAAATAAATTCATGACTTTAGTGAAGGCTTTGAAAAGTACAGATGATAGAGAATACTACAAGCAATTCTGCAAGGATGGAGTTGACATGAACAAG AGAGCTCCTGAAATCCTGAAGGATGGCTTGTGCCCTTCAATACTCACACCTAGCAAAAATT TCACACGGAGATGCTTGCCCGCTCTAGAGACCTTGAAAGGTGGTATTGTTGTGGTTGGCAACAAAACTTCATTCATGGATGATGAAGGAGACAAAATAAACGCAACAGATCTCCTTGAAGCCTCAAA GAAATCTAACGTTGTGGTTGAGGCCAGGGCGGTAGCCATGAGGATTTTTGAGGACTATACTCAGTCCTGGCACTGGATACTTCT TGGCTTGGTGATTGCCATGCTGGTCAGTCTGATCTTTATTCTCCTCTTGCGTTTTCTGGCTGGAATCATGATCTGGGTTATGATCATCATGGTCATCATTGTTATTGGATACG GTACTTTCCATTGTTACATGCAGTATGCCAGTCTGAAAGGACAGGCTGGTTCTGATGTCACTATCAAGGATTTAGGTTTACAGACGGACTTCTCTGTGTACTTGCAGATTCAGCAGACCTGGCTTGCCTTTA TGATTATCCTGTGCATTGTGGAAGTGGtcatcatcctcctcctcatcttccTCAGGAAGAGGATCCTCATTGCTATTGCTCTCATCAAAGAGGCCAGCAA GGCCATCGGTCATGTGATGTCATCATTGTTCTACCCACTGCTGACATTTGCCCTACTATCTTTGGTCATCGCATACTGGGCCATCACCGCCGT GTTTTTGTCTACTTCCAATGAGGCAATATACAAGGTTTTCAATACAACCGAATGTACATATTCCAGAGACACCTGCAAACCTGAG ACTTTCAACAGCTCAAATATCACCACCGAATGTCCTGATGCTGAGTGTCTGTTTGCGTTTTATGGAGGAGAGACATTATACCACAAGTACCTGATTCTGTTCCAGTTCTATAATTTATTCCTCTTCTTCTGGTGTGTCAACTTCGTGACAGCATTGGGCCAGGTCACACTGGCAGGGGCCTTTGCCTCCTATTACTGGGCATTCAAAAAGCCTGACGACATCCCAGCTTTTCCTGTCTTCAACTCTTTGGGACGGGCCCTCAG GTATCACACTGGTTCTCTGGCCTTTGGTTCCCTCATCCTTGCCATCGTTCAGGTCATCAGGGTCATATTGGAGTATCTGGATCAGAAGTTGAAAG GTGCCCAGAATAAGTGTGCAAAATTCCTGCTCAGCTGCCTAAAGTGCTGCTTCTGGTGTCTGGAGAAATTCATCAAGTTCCTGAACCGAAATGCCTATATCATG GTGGCAATATATGGTAAAAATTTCTGTACATCTGCCAAGGATGCATTCTTTCTCCTGATGAGGAACATTGTCCG TGTGGTAGTTCTTGACAAAGTGACAGACTTCCTTTTATTTTTGGGCAAACTCCTTATCGTTGGAATTGTGG GAATCTGTTCCTTCTTCTTTTTCACGGGCAAGTTTAAGGTAGTGCAGGACATTGCTCCATCCCTTAATTATTACTGGGTGCCTATATTG ACTGTGGTGTTTGGCTCCTATCTGATTGCTCATGGCTTTTTTAGCGTTTATGCCATGTGTGTGGACACACTCTTCCTGTGTTTCT GCGAAGACCTGGAGAGAAATGACGGTTCTTCGGACAAGCCGTTTTTCATGTCTCCTGAGCTGCACCAGATTTTGTCTATTGAAAAAAGTATAGAGGAGACGGACAATGCTGAGATACCTGTCATACAGGTGCAAGCCGAAGAGGAAGTCCCACTGCAGGAGAATGGAGAGGTGCAGCTCAAACAGCAGGGCATTCTGAAGCAGGAGCAAGAAGAAGAGACACCACTAACTCAAGAAACGCACATTGAAGAGCCGCCCCAAGAAACACAACCTCCAGAGGCACCCGTAGTCGCCGAGGAGAAACCTGAAGAGCAGCTTACAACACAAGAGCCTGAACCTCCACAAGCAACTCCACAGCAAAATGGACCCCAAGAAATGGACGCTGAGGACAAGGAGGAGCAGGCAGCCCAACCTCAAGCAGAACCACTGCAAGCCGAGAACCTACAAGAACAAGAACCAGAGGAGCCAAAGCCTCAAGAAAACGGACCTCAAGAGAGCGAGACCCTGCTCACCCCTCAGGAGTAG
- the slc44a2 gene encoding choline transporter-like protein 2 isoform X2, producing MGKGAHYGKQGEPRKFDPTFKGPIYNRSCTDIICCILFILALLGYFAVGILAWSQGDPRKVIYPTDSKGQFCGQVGTPLENKPLLFYFNILKCASPLVLLDFQCPTTQICVEKCPNKFMTLVKALKSTDDREYYKQFCKDGVDMNKRAPEILKDGLCPSILTPSKNFTRRCLPALETLKGGIVVVGNKTSFMDDEGDKINATDLLEASKKSNVVVEARAVAMRIFEDYTQSWHWILLGLVIAMLVSLIFILLLRFLAGIMIWVMIIMVIIVIGYGTFHCYMQYASLKGQAGSDVTIKDLGLQTDFSVYLQIQQTWLAFMIILCIVEVVIILLLIFLRKRILIAIALIKEASKAIGHVMSSLFYPLLTFALLSLVIAYWAITAVFLSTSNEAIYKVFNTTECTYSRDTCKPETFNSSNITTECPDAECLFAFYGGETLYHKYLILFQFYNLFLFFWCVNFVTALGQVTLAGAFASYYWAFKKPDDIPAFPVFNSLGRALRYHTGSLAFGSLILAIVQVIRVILEYLDQKLKGAQNKCAKFLLSCLKCCFWCLEKFIKFLNRNAYIMVAIYGKNFCTSAKDAFFLLMRNIVRVVVLDKVTDFLLFLGKLLIVGIVGICSFFFFTGKFKVVQDIAPSLNYYWVPILTVVFGSYLIAHGFFSVYAMCVDTLFLCFCEDLERNDGSSDKPFFMSPELHQILSIEKSIEETDNAEIPVIQVQAEEEVPLQENGEVQLKQQGILKQEQEEETPLTQETHIEEPPQETQPPEAPVVAEEKPEEQLTTQEPEPPQATPQQNGPQEMDAEDKEEQAAQPQAEPLQAENLQEQEPEEPKPQENGPQESETLLTPQE from the exons GGGAGCCAAGGAAGTTTGACCCCACATTTAAAGGCCCGATTTATAACAG GAGCTGCACAGACATCATCTGTTGCATACTGTTCATTTTGGCCTTGCTGGGCTACTTTGCAGTTGGCATTCTGG CATGGTCTCAAGGTGACCCCCGGAAGGTGATTTACCCGACAGACAGTAAGGGGCAGTTTTGTGGGCAGGTCGGCACCCCACTTGA GAACAAGCCTCTGCTGTTCTACTTCAACATCCTGAAGTGTGCCAGTCCTCTGGTCCTGCTGGATTTTCAGTGTCCTACCACACAG ATCTGTGTGGAGAAATGTCCAAATAAATTCATGACTTTAGTGAAGGCTTTGAAAAGTACAGATGATAGAGAATACTACAAGCAATTCTGCAAGGATGGAGTTGACATGAACAAG AGAGCTCCTGAAATCCTGAAGGATGGCTTGTGCCCTTCAATACTCACACCTAGCAAAAATT TCACACGGAGATGCTTGCCCGCTCTAGAGACCTTGAAAGGTGGTATTGTTGTGGTTGGCAACAAAACTTCATTCATGGATGATGAAGGAGACAAAATAAACGCAACAGATCTCCTTGAAGCCTCAAA GAAATCTAACGTTGTGGTTGAGGCCAGGGCGGTAGCCATGAGGATTTTTGAGGACTATACTCAGTCCTGGCACTGGATACTTCT TGGCTTGGTGATTGCCATGCTGGTCAGTCTGATCTTTATTCTCCTCTTGCGTTTTCTGGCTGGAATCATGATCTGGGTTATGATCATCATGGTCATCATTGTTATTGGATACG GTACTTTCCATTGTTACATGCAGTATGCCAGTCTGAAAGGACAGGCTGGTTCTGATGTCACTATCAAGGATTTAGGTTTACAGACGGACTTCTCTGTGTACTTGCAGATTCAGCAGACCTGGCTTGCCTTTA TGATTATCCTGTGCATTGTGGAAGTGGtcatcatcctcctcctcatcttccTCAGGAAGAGGATCCTCATTGCTATTGCTCTCATCAAAGAGGCCAGCAA GGCCATCGGTCATGTGATGTCATCATTGTTCTACCCACTGCTGACATTTGCCCTACTATCTTTGGTCATCGCATACTGGGCCATCACCGCCGT GTTTTTGTCTACTTCCAATGAGGCAATATACAAGGTTTTCAATACAACCGAATGTACATATTCCAGAGACACCTGCAAACCTGAG ACTTTCAACAGCTCAAATATCACCACCGAATGTCCTGATGCTGAGTGTCTGTTTGCGTTTTATGGAGGAGAGACATTATACCACAAGTACCTGATTCTGTTCCAGTTCTATAATTTATTCCTCTTCTTCTGGTGTGTCAACTTCGTGACAGCATTGGGCCAGGTCACACTGGCAGGGGCCTTTGCCTCCTATTACTGGGCATTCAAAAAGCCTGACGACATCCCAGCTTTTCCTGTCTTCAACTCTTTGGGACGGGCCCTCAG GTATCACACTGGTTCTCTGGCCTTTGGTTCCCTCATCCTTGCCATCGTTCAGGTCATCAGGGTCATATTGGAGTATCTGGATCAGAAGTTGAAAG GTGCCCAGAATAAGTGTGCAAAATTCCTGCTCAGCTGCCTAAAGTGCTGCTTCTGGTGTCTGGAGAAATTCATCAAGTTCCTGAACCGAAATGCCTATATCATG GTGGCAATATATGGTAAAAATTTCTGTACATCTGCCAAGGATGCATTCTTTCTCCTGATGAGGAACATTGTCCG TGTGGTAGTTCTTGACAAAGTGACAGACTTCCTTTTATTTTTGGGCAAACTCCTTATCGTTGGAATTGTGG GAATCTGTTCCTTCTTCTTTTTCACGGGCAAGTTTAAGGTAGTGCAGGACATTGCTCCATCCCTTAATTATTACTGGGTGCCTATATTG ACTGTGGTGTTTGGCTCCTATCTGATTGCTCATGGCTTTTTTAGCGTTTATGCCATGTGTGTGGACACACTCTTCCTGTGTTTCT GCGAAGACCTGGAGAGAAATGACGGTTCTTCGGACAAGCCGTTTTTCATGTCTCCTGAGCTGCACCAGATTTTGTCTATTGAAAAAAGTATAGAGGAGACGGACAATGCTGAGATACCTGTCATACAGGTGCAAGCCGAAGAGGAAGTCCCACTGCAGGAGAATGGAGAGGTGCAGCTCAAACAGCAGGGCATTCTGAAGCAGGAGCAAGAAGAAGAGACACCACTAACTCAAGAAACGCACATTGAAGAGCCGCCCCAAGAAACACAACCTCCAGAGGCACCCGTAGTCGCCGAGGAGAAACCTGAAGAGCAGCTTACAACACAAGAGCCTGAACCTCCACAAGCAACTCCACAGCAAAATGGACCCCAAGAAATGGACGCTGAGGACAAGGAGGAGCAGGCAGCCCAACCTCAAGCAGAACCACTGCAAGCCGAGAACCTACAAGAACAAGAACCAGAGGAGCCAAAGCCTCAAGAAAACGGACCTCAAGAGAGCGAGACCCTGCTCACCCCTCAGGAGTAG